CTCTGCGAGATAAACACTGCCAAAGTGTGGTATGTGGATTGCGTAACCGTAGGGAAGTTCCTGTAGAGAACCTGTTGATTTCGCCGTTCGGACGCTCTTCACCAAACTGCTATGTAAAACGCCGTGGGAATGTTCCCAGCCCGTCCCGGCTGGCGCCAACATTCCCTTATCCAGCTTTGCGGGGATATCAGAGTCAACACCATTCCACATATATCGAACTTTGGCAGGGGCATTTTTCGTGGCTTTTGCCTTCGAGCTACTACTTTGGTGCTGGTAGTGATCTAGCAGAGTCGAGTAGGTTTTTTGACGTGCAAACAGATCGTTATCTAGCTCTACTTCAACAGGTTGACCTGCAATTTTCAGATTCACAAAAGAGCTGCCGAGCGGTATTATCTCCGGCTCATCGACTCCATTATGACTTGAAGA
This sequence is a window from Edaphobacter lichenicola. Protein-coding genes within it:
- a CDS encoding choice-of-anchor P family protein, which gives rise to MSGKVFLFNAHGFAIGGRITQPYQAELGSHAATSLPVVGGAASAEAGSYNLNNLISYRSARTHISGIKGEDGSHNTSVSCVVEGLNILDVVTADAVIGRLSSSHNGVDEPEIIPLGSSFVNLKIAGQPVEVELDNDLFARQKTYSTLLDHYQHQSSSSKAKATKNAPAKVRYMWNGVDSDIPAKLDKGMLAPAGTGWEHSHGVLHSSLVKSVRTAKSTGSLQELPYGYAIHIPHFGSVYLAELFCSGDTKRLTMLRVELGSPVVGSLAVSGPVTNGNWYP